Genomic DNA from Deltaproteobacteria bacterium:
TTTTGCGGAATTGCGGGAAACGTGGTATCTGCAATGGTGATCGGGGAAACCGCATGGGCAGCGGATGGTGGTATAGCAGGTTGTTTCAGGGGCTTTGGAAACATTCATGGACGGTTGCTGCCGTCATTGGAGCCAAGGAGTGATCTCATGGGTAGCTTTTCGGAGTATGACGCGTATGATGCGCTTGGCCTGGCCGAACTGGTTCGCAAGGGGGAGGTGACGCCGGCCGAGCTTTGTGAAACGGCAATCGAGGTCGTCGAACGTGAAAATGCATCCCTCAATGCCGTGGTGACCCCCATGTACGAACAGGGGCGACAGGCTGCCGGCGGATCGCTGCCGGATGGCCCTTTTGCGGGCGTGCCCCTGCTGATCAAGGACCTGGGGTATGCCTATGCCGGCGTACCGCAGTCCAGGGGCTGCCGGGCGATGAAGGATTTCATTCCGGACCACGACGATGAAATGGTCCGGCGATTAAAAAATACGGGCGCGGTTATTCTGGGCAGGACCAACACGCCCGAATTCGGCCTGCTGGCCGTCACCGAACCGGAGCTTTTCGGCGCGTGCCGCAATCCGTGGAACACGGATTACACGCCCGGGGGCTCGAGCGGCGGATCCGCTGCGGCCGTGGCTGCCGGTATGGTGCCCTTTGCGGCCGGCGGTGACGGGGGCGGATCGATCCGCATTCCTGCGGCCTGCTGCGGCCTGTTCGGGTTGAAACCCACCCGCGGGCGCAATCCTTCAGGGCCCGATCACGGGCGGGTGTGGCAGGGTGCGGTTCAGGAGCACGTGATTACCCGTACGGTGCGGGACAGCGCCGCCATGCTGGATCAGACCCAGGGGGCGGACGTCGGCGCACCTTATGAAATCCGGCCGCCCGCGGGCAGTTACCTGGAGGCCCTGGCAGGGGAACCGGGGACATTGAAGATCGCCTTCAATACCCGGTCGCCATTGCAAACCAATGTGCACGCGGATTGCATACGTGCCGTTGAAAGGACCGCCCGCCTGCTCGAAAATATGGGCCATCACGTCGAGGAAGCGGCGCCGGACGTTGACGGTCAGGCATTGGCAAAAAGCTACCTGGCCATGTATTTCGGTGAAGTGGCTGCCGATATCCAGGCACTGTCGGGCATATTGGGCCGCAAGGCCAAACCGGGGGACGTGGAGACATTGACCTGGACCCTCGGGCTCTTGGGGCGAACCTTTTCTTCCGGGGATATGGTCGGCGCCATGCGTCAGTGGGACCTTGCCGCCCGGCGTATGGGCCGGTTTTTCGAGACCTACGATCTCTACCTGACACCTACCACCGCTTATCCCCCGGCAAGGATCGGAGAGCTCAAACCCTCGGCTAGCGAAAACCTGATGATGAAACTGGTCAATACCCTCAATCTGGGGGGGCTGTTGAAAGCCTCAGGCATAGTGGACCAGATGGCAATAAAAAGCCTGGAACGGACGCCTTTTACCCAGGTGGCCAATCTGTGCGGCCTGCCCGCCATGTCCGTGCCCCTCTACTGGAGCGGGGAGGGCCTGCCGTTGGGGTCGCAGTTTATCGCCCGGTTCGGCAATGAAACCCTGCTGTTTAAATTGGCGGCACAGTTGGAAAAAGCCAGACCGTGGTTCGACAAGCGGCCGCCGGCCAAGCGACCCTAAGTTGAGTGTTTTTACATTTTCGGACTATTGGCCGCCTAATATACATTCGCCTTGCGGTTAATGAAAAAGCGAACGGCTGGGGTCGTTAAGCCGATAACCCAATGAACTCAAGTAACTCGAAGAACCCACTAACCCAAGCAGCCCAATAAACCCGCTAACTCAAAATAATCTGTTGACAGCGAGTGGTTATTTCGTTAACCACGATTTTCTTAGTGGATAACGAGATGGAAGCGGGTGATGAAAGAACGAATTCTGGCGGCATTGAGGGAAGAAAAGGGGGTTGTCTCCGGTGAAGTGCTCAGCGGGCGGCTGGGCGTTTCGCGCGTGGCGGTCTGGAAGCACATACAGAAGCTCCGGGATGCCGGTTACGACATACGATCCACGGCCAAGGGCTACCGGCTGCATGCGTCGCCCGACATCCCCTATGCCTGGGAATTTCCCGGCAGGACGCCCGGGGTCAGGTATGTCGAGCGAACATCGTCGACCATGGACCTTGCCAGGGACCTGGCCCGCAAAGGGGCCCCGGGGTTTACCGTGGTGGTGGCCGGGATTCAGGAAAAGGGTCGCGGCCGCCTCGAGCGGGTTTGGCAGTCGCCCGAAGGGGGGCTATATTTCACGATGGTGCTGCGGCCGGATATTCCTCCCTATGCGAGCGCCCGGGTCAACTTTGCGGCATCGCTGACGCTGGCGCAGACCCTGGAGCAGGTGTGCGGTCTGCCCGTCCGGGTAAAATGGCCCAACGACCTGCTGGCGGGCGAAAGGAAGATATCGGGCATGCTTTCCGAAATGGAGGTCGAAGGCGACCTGGTGTCTTTCATCAACATCGGCATCGGCATCAACGTCAACAACGACCCGCCGCCCGATGTGGATTATGCCGCATCGATCCGCCAGCTGACGGGCAGGGACCATTCGAGGGTCGAGATCCTGTCCCGGTTTCTGGACGCCTTTGAAGCATATCTGGATCAAGGCGACTTGAATACCGTCATGACGGCATGGAAACGCCAAACGGCCACCATAGGGAAGAGTGTGACCATAAGAACGACCGGCAGCACCTTCCGGGGGAAGGCCGTGGATGTGGATGAAAACGGTGCCCTGATTCTGGAGACGGACACCGGTGAGCGCCAGACCGTCATTTATGGGGACTGCTTCCATCAAAATGCATGAGATTCCAAGTGATCAGATACGCTGAACGGTCGGGATCTCATTCATTTCGTGTATATTTTATTCGGTCATTTGAAGGGTCGGGGAATTTAACCCCAGGTCCCTCGTCATCCCAGCGAAGGAGGCTGCGTCACAATCCGCTTTGGCAGGGTAAAAACCCTGCGCTGCATGATCGGGTAAACAGATGGATAGAACCAAAGTATGTATAATCAAACGGTTATCAATGCAGGCCAGGGCTTTAGCCCTGAAAACTTTTCCTGGTAGCGCTATTTTGTGAATAATGAAACAGGCTCGAAGGCGGGAATCCAGAAAGCGATCAACGATATGCTCTGGACATCCCCTTCGTGGGGATGATTGAAAAACACACCCCGACGGCTCGGTTAAACGAAATACAACTGAAAGAGGGCAAACCCCAGCGTTGCAGGAAAACACCAACCAGTTGCGCATGACCGCGTACGCATCATTGATGGCGGCCCTGATAGCCGTGGGGGCGTACATCGCCGTTCCCATCGGGCCGGTGCCCATCGTCTTGCAGAACCTGTTGGTCTTCATGGCCGGCCTGCTGCTGGGGGCCAAATGGGGGGGCGCCGCCGTTGCAACCTACCTGCTTGCCGGGATTTGTGGATTGCCGGTGTTCGCCGGCGGAAAAGGGGGCATCGGGCACATCGTCGGTCCCACCGGCGGCTATCTCGTCGGCTTTTTGCCGGCGGTCTGCTGCATCGGTGCCGTTTCAGAGAAGGGCCGGGGCCGGGCCGTGTTCGATGTGGCCGGCATGCTCTTGGGCACGGCAGTGGTTTATTGCCTGGGAGTTGCCTGGCTCAAGCTGGCGACCGGCATGAGCCTGGCAAAAAGCCTGGCCCTTGGCGTGTATCCTTTTCTGATCGGCGACGCCCTCAAGATTGCCGTCGCCGTTCCGCTGGCTAAGAAGCTGCGACAGGTAATCCGATAAAAACGGAAGTTGATCAAGATGAGCGACGACATCGTCATAGAAGTGAGAAACCTCTCGCACCGTTTCCAGAACGGCGTGACCGGGGTGGACGCGGTGAACCTTTGCATCCGCAAGGGGGAGTTTGTCATCGTGGCCGGGCCCAACGGGTCCGGCAAAACCACCCTGCTGCGGCACTTCAACGGCCTGGTCCGGCCCTCGGAAGGCGCGGTGCTGATCAAGGGGGTCCCGGTCGGGGAAGATCTGCTGCGGGCCCGGCGGCTGGTGGGGATGGTTTTTCAAGATGCCGACAGTCAGATCGTGGGAGAAACCGTGAAAGAGGATGTGGCCTTCGGCCCCGAGAACCTGGGCATGGACCCGTCGAGTGTCGATCGTTACACCGAACGCGCCCTGGCAAAGGTAGGGCTGCAGCACCTGGCGGGCGCCTTGCCCCACCTGCTGTCCGGCGGGGAGAAACGCAGGCTGGCCATCGCCGGTATTCTTTCCATGCAGCCGGAGATCATCATTTTCGATGAGCCGTTTTCCAATCTGGACTACCCGGGCATATGCCAGGTGGTAGGACAGATGCGGACGTTGCAGGGCGAGGGGCACGCCGTCGTGGTGAGCAGCCACGATCTGGATCCGGTTATCGGCCTCGCCGACCGGCTGGTGATCATGGGAAAAGGCAAAATCGTCAGGGACAGTCCCCCGGGACTGGGTGCCGGGGAGGCGGTTTCCTTCGGCCTGCGCCCCATCGCGGAGGGTACGGGCTTATGGCAACCGGCATAACCGCATTTCATTTTTGTCCCGGCAACACGCCGGTGCACTCCCTGGACCCGCGCTTCAAGCTCATTCTCATGGCAGCCGGAAGCCTTGCCGTGCTCGATGCGTCCACTGCGGCGCTGGCGTTTCTGAGTGCCGCAGTGCTTCTTGTCAGCCTGATCGCCCGTTTGGACCTGCTGTCCGCCGTCCGTGACCTGCGCTATTTTTTCTTTCTCCTGGCGGTGGTGTTTACAGCCAGGGCAATCTTCACACCCGGGGAGCCCCTGGTTCAGATCTGGGTTCTTAAAATCGGCAGGGCGGGTATTGCCGACGGGGCGGTGGTTTGCTGGCGGTTTCTGGTAGTGGTTGTCATGGGATTGATCCTGATTGCCACGACGAGGGTTGCGGACATCAAGCGCTCGGCTGCCTGGTTTTTCAGGCCCGTTCCGGGGATACCGGAGAGGCGGGTGGCGACCATGCTGGGGCTGCTGGTGCGGTTTATCCCCGTCATCTTTGCCCGGGCAAAGGAGGTGTCGGCCGCCCAGAGCGCACGGTGCATCGGGGCGCGCCGCAACCCGTTCTACCGTCTGAGGGTGTATGCGCTACCCCTTTTACGCGGCGTATTCCGGGATGCCGACAACCTGGCCGTGGCCATGGAAGCCCGCGCCTATGGGGAAACGGGCGACGTCCGGATGGCGAAAGCCCGCGCCGGAGATTGGGCGATTCTGCTCTGCGGGATCTGCCTTTGTGCGTGCATCTTGATTTTGAAATGAATTTATGCGAAAATACGAAAATTATATTGACAGCGGAAAAGAAAGGGATTAGAGATTCAGATTTCATAGGGCCGTTAACTCAGTCGGTAGAGTATCTGCCTTTTAAGCAGAGAGTCGCGCGTTCGAGCCGCGCACGGCCCACCAAAACAGACGCTTCAATTTGCGTCCCCATCGTCTAGCCTGGTCCAGGACACCGGCCTTTCACGCCGGCAACAGGGGTTCGAATCCCCTTGGGGACGCCACCAATAAAAACAGGGACTTGGAATTAATTCCGAGTCCCTGTTTCATTCTGAAGAAGAAATATTCCAACCGTATTTCCAACCTTTGAGGCAATTTTCACATAGAGATATGTATAAAGGATTCTAACGGTGCGGTGGATTATCCATCGGCCTTCCGGCTCCAGCGCATATTTCATGGGGTATCAATTATCCTTGCATAAAACCCCAATCGCAATCATGCTCAAACAACAAGTCTGCTATCCAGATAATCGAAAAGTTGTATGCGGTCATCAGGAAACTCAAAAGCCACGAGAAATAACCCTAAAACTTCTGAAATCTGAATAGAAGGTGTAGGAGGATGAGAGGGGAGGGCGTTGATTATAAAACAAATCCATTGGATTCCATAATATTGAAGAAATTTTCTGCGAATACAGGTGATGTTATAAAATTGAGGAGACTTGATACGCAATCTGTATATAAGAAGGACGGCCTCAAATCTTGGATTACATCATAAATTATAATAAAATTAATAAGATATGTTAAATCATACAATCAACACTAGTTACCTGTCTCCTATATCGGCGTAATCTTCGACCATTCCAGCAATTGTGAGCTAAAAATTTACATTCTAAACCTCTAATGCAATGAGAAATAGAACCTGTCCGCATATTAATTGTTCTCAAAGCACGGGACAAGGGGAAGGCTTATGCCGCCTTGTAGATTACCGCGGCAAGGGATACTATCACCCCCTTCATGGCAATTTATATTGATTTCAGACGCCATGTAGTTTAATGGATAACTTTCTTGAAAACAAAGGCAAACAAAAGAATGGAGATGAAAAAAATGGACAGCCAGACTATAGATAAGATTGTTGACGGACTAAAAGAAAACGGAGCCAAATTGGCTGCCTGCTCCTTTGTGGACAGTGCCGGTATATCTCGGGTTAAGACAATACCCATCAGCAAGCTGGTGAGTGCTGCTAAAAACGGTATCGGCATTTCCTACACGTTTGCCGTTTTCGGAGTCAATGACCACATTACGACGGCACCGGGATTTGACACACCATCG
This window encodes:
- a CDS encoding amidase — encoded protein: MGSFSEYDAYDALGLAELVRKGEVTPAELCETAIEVVERENASLNAVVTPMYEQGRQAAGGSLPDGPFAGVPLLIKDLGYAYAGVPQSRGCRAMKDFIPDHDDEMVRRLKNTGAVILGRTNTPEFGLLAVTEPELFGACRNPWNTDYTPGGSSGGSAAAVAAGMVPFAAGGDGGGSIRIPAACCGLFGLKPTRGRNPSGPDHGRVWQGAVQEHVITRTVRDSAAMLDQTQGADVGAPYEIRPPAGSYLEALAGEPGTLKIAFNTRSPLQTNVHADCIRAVERTARLLENMGHHVEEAAPDVDGQALAKSYLAMYFGEVAADIQALSGILGRKAKPGDVETLTWTLGLLGRTFSSGDMVGAMRQWDLAARRMGRFFETYDLYLTPTTAYPPARIGELKPSASENLMMKLVNTLNLGGLLKASGIVDQMAIKSLERTPFTQVANLCGLPAMSVPLYWSGEGLPLGSQFIARFGNETLLFKLAAQLEKARPWFDKRPPAKRP
- a CDS encoding biotin--[acetyl-CoA-carboxylase] ligase, yielding MKERILAALREEKGVVSGEVLSGRLGVSRVAVWKHIQKLRDAGYDIRSTAKGYRLHASPDIPYAWEFPGRTPGVRYVERTSSTMDLARDLARKGAPGFTVVVAGIQEKGRGRLERVWQSPEGGLYFTMVLRPDIPPYASARVNFAASLTLAQTLEQVCGLPVRVKWPNDLLAGERKISGMLSEMEVEGDLVSFINIGIGINVNNDPPPDVDYAASIRQLTGRDHSRVEILSRFLDAFEAYLDQGDLNTVMTAWKRQTATIGKSVTIRTTGSTFRGKAVDVDENGALILETDTGERQTVIYGDCFHQNA
- a CDS encoding biotin transporter BioY, with amino-acid sequence MTAYASLMAALIAVGAYIAVPIGPVPIVLQNLLVFMAGLLLGAKWGGAAVATYLLAGICGLPVFAGGKGGIGHIVGPTGGYLVGFLPAVCCIGAVSEKGRGRAVFDVAGMLLGTAVVYCLGVAWLKLATGMSLAKSLALGVYPFLIGDALKIAVAVPLAKKLRQVIR
- a CDS encoding energy-coupling factor ABC transporter ATP-binding protein, with product MSDDIVIEVRNLSHRFQNGVTGVDAVNLCIRKGEFVIVAGPNGSGKTTLLRHFNGLVRPSEGAVLIKGVPVGEDLLRARRLVGMVFQDADSQIVGETVKEDVAFGPENLGMDPSSVDRYTERALAKVGLQHLAGALPHLLSGGEKRRLAIAGILSMQPEIIIFDEPFSNLDYPGICQVVGQMRTLQGEGHAVVVSSHDLDPVIGLADRLVIMGKGKIVRDSPPGLGAGEAVSFGLRPIAEGTGLWQPA
- a CDS encoding energy-coupling factor transporter transmembrane protein EcfT, which encodes MATGITAFHFCPGNTPVHSLDPRFKLILMAAGSLAVLDASTAALAFLSAAVLLVSLIARLDLLSAVRDLRYFFFLLAVVFTARAIFTPGEPLVQIWVLKIGRAGIADGAVVCWRFLVVVVMGLILIATTRVADIKRSAAWFFRPVPGIPERRVATMLGLLVRFIPVIFARAKEVSAAQSARCIGARRNPFYRLRVYALPLLRGVFRDADNLAVAMEARAYGETGDVRMAKARAGDWAILLCGICLCACILILK